In Corylus avellana chromosome ca2, CavTom2PMs-1.0, the following proteins share a genomic window:
- the LOC132171844 gene encoding G-type lectin S-receptor-like serine/threonine-protein kinase RKS1 isoform X2, whose protein sequence is MVCFWSAPIESCNMDEECSPNSYCDLYNPDKFLCTCLPGFEPNSTRDWYLRDGSGGCVRRRGVSACGSGERFVKLARVKVPDTSIAHTDMNLSLEECRQECLRNCSCTAYTSADETRGGIGCLAWHGDLVDTRVYSKTRQELYIRGDTVVLGRGSRESKNMFSLTSSSTYLQESPSSIRELDESTRSLDLPFFDLSIIVAAIDNFSDTNKLGEGGFGSVYKEVTHPGTTPAEARLIAEF, encoded by the exons ATGGTTTGTTTTTGGTCTGCTCCGATAGAGTCATGCAATATGGACGAAGAGTGCAGTCCAAATAGTTACTGCGACCTGTATAATCCAGACAAGTTTCTGTGCACATGCTTACCTGGGTTTGAGCCCAATTCGACCCGTGATTGGTACTTGAGAGACGGGTCGGGCGGGTGTGTGAGGAGGCGGGGAGTATCTGCGTGCGGCAGTGGAGAAAGGTTTGTGAAGTTGGCACGTGTGAAGGTACCGGATACTTCAATAGCACATACGGACATGAATCTGAGTTTGGAGGAGTGTAGGCAGGAGTGCTTGAGGAATTGTTCTTGTACGGCTTACACCAGTGCAGACGAGACAAGGGGAGGGATTGGGTGCTTGGCATGGCACGGGGACTTAGTGGACACTAGAGTCTACTCCAAAACAAGACAAGAATTATATATACGTGGGGATACAGTTGTGCTAg GAAGAGGAAGCAGGGAAAGCAAAAATATGTTTAGTCTTACGTCAAGTTCAACATACCTTCAAGAATCTCCAAGTAGTATAAGGGAGCTCGATGAGAGTACAAGAAGTTTAGATTTACCATTCTTTGATCTAAGTATCATAGTTGCAGCCATAGATAATTTCTCTGACACTAACaagcttggagaaggaggttttggcTCAGTTTATAAG gaggtcacccatcctggtactactccagcagaagcacgcttaattgcggagttctga
- the LOC132171844 gene encoding G-type lectin S-receptor-like serine/threonine-protein kinase At1g11410 isoform X1, producing the protein MVCFWSAPIESCNMDEECSPNSYCDLYNPDKFLCTCLPGFEPNSTRDWYLRDGSGGCVRRRGVSACGSGERFVKLARVKVPDTSIAHTDMNLSLEECRQECLRNCSCTAYTSADETRGGIGCLAWHGDLVDTRVYSKTRQELYIRGDTVVLAQYSKKKGLIMSKKILAVLIVSVAVMLLLLVSIGYWLVMKNKRGRGSRESKNMFSLTSSSTYLQESPSSIRELDESTRSLDLPFFDLSIIVAAIDNFSDTNKLGEGGFGSVYKEVTHPGTTPAEARLIAEF; encoded by the exons ATGGTTTGTTTTTGGTCTGCTCCGATAGAGTCATGCAATATGGACGAAGAGTGCAGTCCAAATAGTTACTGCGACCTGTATAATCCAGACAAGTTTCTGTGCACATGCTTACCTGGGTTTGAGCCCAATTCGACCCGTGATTGGTACTTGAGAGACGGGTCGGGCGGGTGTGTGAGGAGGCGGGGAGTATCTGCGTGCGGCAGTGGAGAAAGGTTTGTGAAGTTGGCACGTGTGAAGGTACCGGATACTTCAATAGCACATACGGACATGAATCTGAGTTTGGAGGAGTGTAGGCAGGAGTGCTTGAGGAATTGTTCTTGTACGGCTTACACCAGTGCAGACGAGACAAGGGGAGGGATTGGGTGCTTGGCATGGCACGGGGACTTAGTGGACACTAGAGTCTACTCCAAAACAAGACAAGAATTATATATACGTGGGGATACAGTTGTGCTAg ctcaatattcaaagaaaaaaggccTTATTATGAGCAAGAAGATATTGGCAGTTCTTATAGTTTCTGTGGCTGTAATGTTGCTTCTTTTGGTCTCCATTGGATATTGGCTGGTAATGAAGAACAAAAGAG GAAGAGGAAGCAGGGAAAGCAAAAATATGTTTAGTCTTACGTCAAGTTCAACATACCTTCAAGAATCTCCAAGTAGTATAAGGGAGCTCGATGAGAGTACAAGAAGTTTAGATTTACCATTCTTTGATCTAAGTATCATAGTTGCAGCCATAGATAATTTCTCTGACACTAACaagcttggagaaggaggttttggcTCAGTTTATAAG gaggtcacccatcctggtactactccagcagaagcacgcttaattgcggagttctga